The following are encoded in a window of Phaseolus vulgaris cultivar G19833 chromosome 3, P. vulgaris v2.0, whole genome shotgun sequence genomic DNA:
- the LOC137808208 gene encoding U-box domain-containing protein 30-like, whose protein sequence is MAMFQPSCKRDGIEGQILDLDTAVKDGVLGGVDSGIVGTGVGEKLDLGRMIEELDLSEVPSVFICPISLEPMQDPVTLCTGQTYERSNILKWFSLGHFTCPTTMQELWDDSITPNTTLYRLISTWFSQKYLVMKKRSEDVHGRVSELVETLKKVKGQARVLALKELHQVVAAHATARKVLVDGDGVSVVSALLGPFTSYAVGSEVIGVLVSLNLDCESKRNLLQPARVSLMVDILNEGSIETKINCTRLIETLIEGKDFQLEIFRSHSLLVGLMRLVKDKRHTNGICPGLRLLRTVCLHSEVKSLLVSIGAVSQLVELLSGLESECLELALSILDALASVPEGRLALKNCSNTIHVMVKLLMRISENCTQYALSILWSVCKLAPEECSLIAVEAGLAAKLLLVIQSGCNPILKQQSAELLKLCSLNYSDTIFISKCKLTRTIQ, encoded by the coding sequence ATGGCCATGTTTCAGCCTTCTTGTAAGAGGGATGGGATCGAGGGCCAGATTCTAGATCTGGACACGGCGGTGAAAGATGGGGTTTTGGGCGGCGTGGATTCTGGGATTGTGGGGACTGGGGTTGGTGAAAAACTGGATCTTGGGAGAATGATTGAAGAGTTAGACTTGAGTGAAGTTCCCTCTGTCTTCATCTGCCCAATTTCCCTTGAGCCAATGCAGGACCCTGTGACTCTTTGCACGGGTCAGACCTACGAGAGGTCCAACATTCTCAAATGGTTCAGTCTGGGACACTTCACTTGCCCCACCACAATGCAAGAGCTCTGGGACGATTCCATCACACCAAACACTACCCTCTACCGTTTGATATCCACTTGGTTTTCTCAGAAGTACCTTGTGATGAAGAAGAGATCAGAAGACGTCCATGGGAGGGTGTCGGAGCTTGTTGAGACTCTCAAGAAGGTGAAGGGTCAAGCTCGTGTTCTTGCCCTCAAGGAGCTCCATCAAGTGGTGGCTGCTCATGCCACTGCCCGCAAGGTATTGGTCGATGGCGACGGAGTCTCCGTGGTGTCGGCGTTGCTCGGTCCTTTCACTTCCTATGCCGTTGGCTCCGAGGTTATTGGTGTTCTTGTGAGTTTGAACCTGGATTGTGAGTCCAAGAGGAATCTACTGCAGCCTGCGAGGGTTTCTTTGATGGTGGACATTTTGAATGAGGGTTCAATTGAGACGAAGATCAATTGCACGCGGCTGATTGAGACACTGATTGAAGGGAAGGATTTCCAGTTGGAGATTTTCAGGAGCCATAGTCTTTTGGTTGGGTTAATGAGGCTCGTGAAAGACAAGAGGCACACAAATGGAATCTGCCCTGGATTGAGGCTCCTCAGGACAGTGTGCTTGCATTCAGAAGTTAAGAGTTTGCTGGTAAGCATTGGGGCTGTTTCTCAATTGGTTGAGTTGTTGTCTGGTTTGGAGTCCGAATGTTTGGAATTGGCTCTTTCTATCTTGGATGCACTGGCTTCTGTTCCCGAAGGCAGATTAGCTTTGAAGAATTGTTCTAATACGATACACGTTATGGTGAAATTGTTGATGCGGATCTCTGAAAACTGCACTCAATATGCATTGTCAATACTGTGGTCTGTGTGCAAGCTGGCACCTGAGGAGTGCTCTTTGATCGCTGTGGAAGCAGGACTTGCTGCAAAACTTCTCCTTGTGATCCAAAGCGGTTGCAATCCTATATTGAAACAACAGTCGGCTGAGCTTTTGAAGTTGTGTAGTTTGAATTATTCAGATACAATCTTCATTTCCAAGTGCAAACTTACTAGAACCATTCAATGA